One segment of Curtobacterium poinsettiae DNA contains the following:
- a CDS encoding ABC transporter permease — MVAQLLRLRADLLAGEVRGTARRSVAVVLASLVGLLAAVFVASQTIALGDADPDVARAVIVPVGTLITFGFTVVPLVVGRSDQLDPRRFAVFGIGRRRLAIGLVVAGLVGIPVIGVVVVAVGQVVAWARDPGLGLLAVLGGLLGVATCALLVRVCCTVGSRLIGPDRSRDAGWLVALVIIALSIPTVALLLRVDWLDPRGAEMQRVADVAGWTPWGAAWAVPAEVASGHVGAGVLKLLVAVAVVALLAWAWWALVGRALETVDDRARTRRYQGLGWFDRFGSAPVSAVAARALTYWVRDPRYRTSYLIILLVPIVVIPLGVAGVPWQWTALVPLPLMALIAGFLPHNDVSYDNTAVWLHVASGAPGWSDRLGRVVPVLVVGAPAIVAGAALSARLFGDWAAFPLLIGVSASALLSGLGLSSVLSVLLPYPTVRPGDHPFQQPQAAGVTATVAQASMVIGIVLCTVPAACLAVLAVVQGPEPWSVLTLLVGIGVGAVVLVIGVSAGGRLFDRRGPDLLAAAQRN; from the coding sequence ATGGTTGCACAGCTTCTCCGGCTGAGGGCGGACCTGCTCGCGGGCGAGGTCCGCGGCACCGCCCGCCGGTCCGTCGCCGTCGTGCTCGCCAGCCTCGTCGGACTCCTCGCCGCCGTGTTCGTCGCGTCGCAGACCATCGCCCTCGGTGACGCGGACCCGGACGTCGCGCGTGCGGTCATCGTGCCCGTCGGCACCCTGATCACCTTCGGGTTCACGGTCGTACCGCTCGTCGTCGGCCGGAGCGACCAGCTCGACCCGCGGCGCTTCGCGGTGTTCGGCATCGGGCGCCGTCGCCTGGCGATCGGACTCGTCGTCGCCGGGCTCGTCGGCATCCCGGTGATCGGCGTGGTCGTCGTCGCGGTCGGCCAGGTCGTCGCCTGGGCCCGCGACCCCGGTCTCGGGCTGCTCGCGGTGCTCGGCGGGCTGCTCGGCGTCGCCACGTGCGCGCTCCTCGTCCGCGTCTGCTGCACTGTCGGCTCCCGGCTGATCGGGCCGGACCGCTCCCGCGACGCCGGGTGGCTGGTGGCGCTCGTCATCATCGCGCTCTCGATCCCGACGGTGGCGCTGCTGCTGCGCGTCGACTGGCTCGACCCGCGGGGCGCCGAGATGCAGCGCGTCGCGGACGTCGCCGGGTGGACCCCGTGGGGTGCCGCCTGGGCTGTACCCGCCGAGGTCGCGAGCGGCCACGTCGGCGCCGGTGTCCTGAAGCTCCTCGTCGCGGTCGCCGTCGTCGCGCTCCTCGCCTGGGCGTGGTGGGCGCTCGTCGGCCGTGCGCTCGAGACCGTCGACGACCGTGCCCGCACCCGCCGCTACCAGGGCCTGGGCTGGTTCGACCGGTTCGGGTCGGCGCCGGTGTCGGCCGTCGCCGCCCGGGCGCTCACCTACTGGGTCCGCGACCCGCGGTACCGCACGTCGTACCTGATCATCCTGCTCGTGCCGATCGTCGTCATCCCGCTCGGTGTCGCCGGGGTGCCGTGGCAGTGGACCGCCCTCGTGCCGCTGCCGCTGATGGCCCTGATCGCCGGGTTCCTGCCGCACAACGACGTCTCGTACGACAACACCGCCGTGTGGCTGCACGTCGCCTCCGGTGCGCCCGGGTGGAGCGACCGGCTCGGTCGTGTCGTGCCCGTGCTGGTCGTGGGGGCACCCGCGATCGTCGCCGGGGCCGCGTTGTCCGCCCGGTTGTTCGGAGACTGGGCGGCGTTCCCGCTGCTCATCGGCGTGAGCGCGAGCGCACTGCTGTCCGGCCTCGGGTTGTCGAGCGTCCTGTCCGTGCTCCTGCCCTACCCGACCGTGCGCCCGGGCGACCACCCCTTCCAGCAGCCGCAGGCAGCCGGCGTCACCGCCACGGTCGCGCAGGCGTCCATGGTGATCGGCATCGTGCTCTGCACGGTCCCCGCAGCCTGCCTCGCGGTGCTCGCCGTCGTGCAGGGTCCGGAGCCCTGGTCGGTGCTGACGCTCCTGGTGGGCATCGGGGTCGGTGCCGTCGTGCTCGTGATCGGGGTCTCTGCCGGCGGACGCCTGTTCGACCGCCGCGGCCCCGACCTGCTCGCCGCGGCACAGCGCAACTAG
- a CDS encoding DUF3039 domain-containing protein: MSMTEPGGGLDVMDRELEKLLEDEAIEPGDHERFSHYVKKDKILQSALSGKPVKALCGKKWIPGRDPEKFPVCPDCKAIYEKMKAE; the protein is encoded by the coding sequence ATGAGCATGACGGAACCAGGCGGCGGCCTCGACGTGATGGACCGGGAGCTCGAGAAGCTCCTCGAAGACGAAGCGATCGAACCCGGTGACCACGAGCGGTTCTCGCACTACGTGAAGAAGGACAAGATCCTGCAGTCGGCGCTGTCCGGCAAGCCGGTCAAGGCGCTGTGCGGCAAGAAGTGGATCCCGGGTCGCGACCCGGAGAAGTTCCCGGTCTGCCCGGACTGCAAGGCCATCTACGAGAAGATGAAGGCCGAGTAG
- a CDS encoding nicotinate phosphoribosyltransferase translates to MTTALLTDQYELTMVDAALKDGTADRRCVFEVFARRLPDGRRYGVAAGLGRFLTALADFRFGDEEIGFLRDRGVIDAGTAAWLADYRFSGDVRAYREGEVYFPNSPILQIEGTFAEAVVLETLALSIFNADSAIASAAARMVSAADGRPLAEMGSRRTGEWNAVAAARAAYIAGFGATSNLEAGRTWGIPTMGTAAHAFTLLHDSEEQAFRSQLDALGSGTTLLVDTYDIEAAVETAVRLTDGELGGVRIDSGDLPSVVAAVRAQLDRLGATGTKITVTNDLDEYTIAALRAAPVDSYGVGTSVVSGSGHPAAGMVFKLVAHRDADGGDWVPVAKKSADKASIGGRKEAGRRLRNGVATAEIVLTGAQVGPDERPLLVPVVTGGEVDPAFLGTQGVEAARAHHERAKAELPADASRIGRGDPAIPTLVI, encoded by the coding sequence GTGACCACCGCGCTCCTCACCGACCAGTACGAACTCACCATGGTCGACGCCGCCCTCAAGGACGGGACCGCCGATCGCCGATGCGTCTTCGAGGTGTTCGCCCGACGGCTCCCGGACGGCCGCAGGTACGGCGTCGCTGCCGGACTCGGTCGGTTCCTCACCGCCCTCGCCGACTTCCGCTTCGGCGACGAGGAGATCGGGTTCCTGCGCGACCGCGGGGTCATCGACGCCGGCACCGCAGCCTGGCTCGCCGACTACCGGTTCAGCGGGGACGTCCGCGCCTACCGCGAGGGCGAGGTCTACTTCCCGAACTCCCCCATCCTGCAGATCGAGGGCACCTTCGCCGAGGCCGTCGTGCTCGAGACCCTCGCGCTCAGCATCTTCAACGCCGACAGCGCCATCGCGAGCGCCGCCGCCCGCATGGTGTCCGCCGCCGACGGCCGCCCGCTCGCCGAGATGGGCTCCCGCCGCACCGGCGAGTGGAACGCCGTCGCCGCCGCGCGTGCCGCGTACATCGCCGGCTTCGGTGCGACGAGCAACCTCGAGGCCGGCCGTACCTGGGGCATCCCGACGATGGGCACCGCCGCGCACGCCTTCACGCTGCTGCACGACTCCGAGGAGCAGGCGTTCCGGTCGCAGCTCGACGCGCTCGGCAGCGGCACGACCCTGCTCGTCGACACCTACGACATCGAGGCCGCGGTCGAGACGGCCGTCCGGCTCACCGACGGCGAGCTCGGCGGCGTCCGGATCGACAGCGGCGACCTGCCGTCCGTCGTCGCCGCCGTGCGTGCGCAGCTCGACCGCCTCGGCGCGACGGGCACGAAGATCACGGTGACGAACGACCTCGACGAGTACACGATCGCCGCACTCCGAGCCGCACCGGTCGACTCGTACGGCGTCGGCACCTCGGTCGTCTCCGGCTCCGGGCACCCGGCCGCCGGCATGGTGTTCAAGCTCGTCGCGCACCGGGACGCGGACGGCGGCGACTGGGTCCCCGTCGCCAAGAAGTCGGCGGACAAGGCGTCGATCGGCGGCCGGAAGGAGGCGGGCCGACGACTCCGCAACGGCGTCGCCACCGCCGAGATCGTGCTCACGGGGGCGCAGGTCGGTCCTGACGAGCGGCCGCTGCTGGTGCCTGTCGTCACCGGCGGCGAGGTCGACCCGGCGTTCCTCGGCACGCAGGGCGTCGAGGCCGCACGCGCGCACCACGAGCGGGCGAAGGCGGAGCTGCCCGCCGACGCGTCGCGCATCGGGCGCGGCGACCCCGCCATCCCCACCCTGGTGATCTAG
- the murI gene encoding glutamate racemase translates to MTDAPIGVFDSGVGGLTVARAIIDQLPRESIRYVGDTVHSPYGPKPIADVRRYALEVMDDLVEQGVKALVIACNTASSAVLRDARERYEQAYGIPVVEVIQPAARAAVKQTRTGRIGVIGTVGTIASRAYEDAFAVAADVTLTTAACPRFVEFVEAGDTSSPSLREIAAGYLDPIRAADVDTLVLGCTHYPLMSAAIQFVMGPEVTLVSSAEETANDVYRRLVEHGLERTATTAPTYSFEATGDDKNGFIRLARRFLGPEVSSVGHLQTGAITLPRTERTP, encoded by the coding sequence GTGACGGATGCACCGATCGGAGTCTTCGACAGCGGGGTCGGCGGCCTCACCGTGGCCCGTGCCATCATCGACCAGCTCCCGCGCGAGAGCATCCGGTACGTCGGCGACACCGTGCACTCGCCCTACGGCCCGAAGCCCATCGCCGACGTCCGCCGCTACGCGCTCGAGGTCATGGACGACCTGGTCGAGCAGGGTGTGAAGGCCCTGGTGATCGCGTGCAACACCGCCTCGTCCGCCGTGCTCCGTGACGCCCGCGAACGGTACGAGCAGGCGTACGGCATCCCCGTGGTCGAGGTCATCCAGCCCGCGGCCCGAGCAGCCGTCAAGCAGACCCGCACGGGCCGCATCGGGGTCATCGGCACCGTCGGCACCATCGCGTCGCGCGCCTACGAGGACGCCTTCGCGGTCGCCGCCGACGTCACGCTGACCACCGCCGCGTGCCCCCGGTTCGTCGAGTTCGTCGAGGCGGGCGACACCTCGTCGCCGTCGCTGCGCGAGATCGCGGCCGGCTACCTCGACCCGATCCGTGCCGCCGACGTCGACACCCTCGTGCTCGGCTGCACCCACTACCCGCTCATGTCCGCCGCGATCCAGTTCGTCATGGGTCCGGAGGTCACGCTCGTCTCCAGCGCCGAGGAGACCGCGAACGACGTCTACCGCCGGCTCGTGGAGCACGGGCTCGAGCGAACCGCGACCACCGCCCCGACGTACTCGTTCGAGGCGACGGGCGACGACAAGAACGGCTTCATCCGGCTCGCCCGGCGCTTCCTCGGCCCCGAGGTCTCGAGCGTCGGCCACCTCCAGACGGGGGCCATCACGCTGCCCCGCACCGAAAGGACCCCATGA
- the rph gene encoding ribonuclease PH, producing the protein MTDNLRVDGRTATDHRPVTIERGWSTQAEGSALISFGNTRVLCTASFTNGVPRWLAGKGTGWVTAEYSMLPRSTNERMQRESIKGKVGGRTHEISRLIGRSLRAVVDTKALGENTLVIDCDVLQADGGTRTASITGAYVAMADAIEWGRAKGFIAKKATPLTDSVQAISVGIVKGEPMLDLAYTEDSAADTDMNIVTTGSGKFIEVQGTAEHAPFDRDELNVLLDLGLAGNQSLAAIQRSVLGLA; encoded by the coding sequence ATGACCGACAACCTCCGCGTCGACGGCCGCACCGCCACCGACCACCGTCCCGTCACCATCGAGCGGGGGTGGAGCACGCAGGCCGAGGGCAGCGCGCTCATCTCCTTCGGCAACACCAGGGTGCTCTGCACCGCGTCGTTCACCAACGGCGTGCCCCGCTGGCTCGCCGGCAAGGGCACCGGGTGGGTCACCGCCGAGTACTCGATGCTGCCGCGGTCGACCAACGAGCGCATGCAGCGCGAGTCCATCAAGGGCAAGGTCGGCGGTCGCACCCACGAGATCTCCCGCCTGATCGGGCGTTCGCTCCGCGCCGTCGTCGACACGAAGGCCCTGGGCGAGAACACCCTCGTCATCGACTGCGACGTGCTGCAGGCCGACGGCGGCACCCGTACGGCGTCGATCACCGGTGCGTACGTGGCGATGGCCGACGCGATCGAGTGGGGCCGCGCCAAGGGCTTCATCGCGAAGAAGGCCACCCCGCTCACCGACAGCGTGCAGGCGATCTCGGTCGGCATCGTCAAGGGGGAGCCGATGCTCGACCTGGCCTACACCGAGGACTCGGCTGCCGACACCGACATGAACATCGTCACCACGGGGTCGGGCAAGTTCATCGAGGTGCAGGGCACCGCCGAGCACGCGCCGTTCGACCGCGACGAGCTGAACGTGCTGCTCGACCTGGGCCTGGCCGGCAACCAGTCGCTCGCGGCGATCCAGCGCTCGGTCCTGGGTCTGGCGTGA
- the rdgB gene encoding RdgB/HAM1 family non-canonical purine NTP pyrophosphatase produces the protein MTSREVVLATHNQGKVVELREILGSALGEGVELVGYDGPEPVEDGDSYAANALIKARAAVAHTGLPALADDSGIAVDALGGAPGIHSARYAGTRSDADNIALLLTNLQGVVERTAAFVCAAAFVTPDGQEHVVEAVWNGEVLTEPVGDGGHGYDPVFRPDDADRSSAELTRDEKNALSHRSKAFRGIAPIVREHFGV, from the coding sequence GTGACGTCCCGCGAGGTGGTCCTGGCCACCCACAACCAGGGCAAGGTCGTCGAGCTGCGCGAGATCCTCGGGTCGGCGTTGGGCGAGGGGGTCGAACTCGTCGGGTACGACGGCCCGGAGCCCGTCGAGGACGGCGACAGCTACGCCGCGAACGCCCTGATCAAGGCTCGTGCCGCCGTCGCGCACACCGGGCTGCCGGCGCTCGCCGACGACTCCGGGATCGCGGTCGACGCCCTCGGGGGCGCACCGGGCATCCACTCGGCCCGGTACGCCGGGACCCGCTCGGACGCCGACAACATCGCGCTGCTGCTCACGAACCTGCAGGGTGTCGTGGAGCGCACCGCCGCGTTCGTGTGCGCTGCCGCCTTCGTGACGCCCGACGGTCAGGAACACGTCGTCGAGGCGGTCTGGAACGGCGAGGTGCTGACCGAGCCCGTCGGTGACGGCGGCCACGGCTACGACCCGGTGTTCCGACCGGACGACGCCGACCGCTCGTCGGCGGAGCTCACCCGCGACGAGAAGAACGCCCTGTCGCACCGCAGCAAGGCGTTCCGGGGCATCGCGCCGATCGTGCGGGAGCACTTCGGCGTCTGA
- a CDS encoding DedA family protein, which produces MHSVALALIPWLDPQYILDHFGAIAVLVVCAIVFAETGLLIGFIFPGDSLLVITGLFAFDRGGEIGGIPIWVAALMSGAAAFLGGELGYYIGKKAGPPIFERKDSGLFSKANVERTNAFFHRFGPLAVILARFVPVVRTFAPIAAGVGRMDYRKYSLYNAIGAVVWGVGVTFLGYFIGHIPFVAHIVREYIDIILLAAVVVTVVPMALTYLRNARKAKRANEAEATTAPTADPTL; this is translated from the coding sequence ATGCACTCCGTCGCACTCGCCCTGATCCCGTGGCTCGATCCGCAGTACATCCTCGACCACTTCGGGGCCATCGCCGTGCTCGTGGTCTGCGCGATCGTGTTCGCCGAGACCGGTCTGCTCATCGGCTTCATCTTCCCGGGCGACAGCCTGCTGGTCATCACCGGCCTGTTCGCCTTCGACCGCGGCGGCGAGATCGGCGGCATCCCGATCTGGGTCGCGGCGCTGATGAGCGGTGCCGCCGCGTTCCTCGGCGGCGAGCTCGGGTACTACATCGGCAAGAAGGCCGGGCCCCCGATCTTCGAGCGGAAGGACAGCGGGCTCTTCTCGAAGGCGAACGTCGAGCGCACCAACGCGTTCTTCCACCGCTTCGGCCCCCTGGCCGTGATCCTGGCGCGCTTCGTGCCGGTCGTCCGCACCTTCGCCCCGATCGCCGCGGGCGTCGGCCGGATGGACTACAGGAAGTACTCGCTCTACAACGCGATCGGCGCCGTGGTCTGGGGCGTCGGCGTGACGTTCCTCGGGTACTTCATCGGGCACATCCCCTTCGTGGCGCACATCGTCCGCGAGTACATCGACATCATCCTGCTCGCCGCGGTCGTCGTGACCGTGGTGCCGATGGCGCTGACGTACCTGCGCAACGCCCGCAAGGCGAAGCGCGCGAACGAGGCCGAGGCCACCACCGCCCCGACGGCCGACCCGACGCTCTAG
- a CDS encoding MFS transporter: protein MTTAGNDSFDFRSVLLSGFLPAALFAIGEGAIIPIIPIAADSLGASLAFAGFVASLILVGELIGDVPSGIVVARVGERNAMIGAALVSVVGLVVATTAANAWVLALGVFLVGVSTAVFALARHAYMTTAIPLRIRARALSSLGGVFRFGYFVGPFIAAGVIHLTGTTGSAFWIHVVCCLAAATVLLVLRDPATGTRGLRLPPRASRSSADQATDASGHATEPPADTGAQFVQQEAQGLFRTILANGAVLLRLGSGAGLIGAMRAGRQVILPLWAVSVGLDDSTAALVIGIAGAVDFALFYTSGQIMDRWGRLASALPCMLGLSISYFLLAWSGHLDARVGWFVAIAMGMSLANGVGSGILMTLGADLAPRDAPAPFLGAWRFTGDFGSAAAPLLISGVTAVASIAVASGVMGVLGLVGAGILLRYVPRYLPRPLR, encoded by the coding sequence ATGACCACAGCGGGGAACGACTCATTCGACTTCCGGTCCGTCCTGCTGTCCGGGTTCCTGCCCGCCGCGCTCTTCGCGATCGGCGAGGGCGCGATCATCCCGATCATCCCGATCGCGGCCGACTCCCTCGGCGCCAGTCTGGCGTTCGCGGGCTTCGTCGCCTCGCTCATCCTGGTCGGGGAGCTCATCGGCGACGTGCCGTCCGGCATCGTCGTCGCCCGCGTCGGCGAGCGGAACGCGATGATCGGCGCCGCGCTCGTGTCGGTGGTCGGGCTCGTCGTCGCCACGACGGCCGCGAACGCCTGGGTCCTGGCTCTCGGGGTGTTCCTGGTCGGCGTCTCCACCGCGGTGTTCGCGCTCGCCCGGCACGCCTACATGACCACCGCGATCCCCCTGCGGATCCGGGCCAGGGCGCTGTCGAGCCTGGGCGGTGTCTTCCGCTTCGGCTACTTCGTCGGCCCGTTCATCGCCGCCGGCGTCATCCACCTGACCGGGACCACCGGCAGTGCCTTCTGGATCCACGTCGTCTGCTGCCTGGCGGCCGCGACCGTGCTCCTGGTGCTGCGCGACCCCGCGACGGGCACACGCGGCCTGCGGTTGCCGCCACGGGCCTCCCGGTCGTCGGCCGACCAGGCGACGGACGCGAGCGGCCACGCGACCGAACCGCCCGCCGACACCGGCGCGCAGTTCGTCCAGCAGGAGGCGCAGGGGCTCTTCCGCACCATCCTCGCGAACGGGGCGGTCCTGCTCCGGCTCGGCAGCGGCGCCGGCCTGATCGGCGCGATGCGCGCCGGACGGCAGGTGATCCTGCCGCTCTGGGCGGTGAGCGTCGGCCTCGACGACTCGACCGCAGCACTCGTGATCGGCATCGCCGGAGCCGTCGACTTCGCGCTCTTCTACACGAGCGGGCAGATCATGGACCGGTGGGGACGGCTCGCGAGCGCGCTGCCCTGCATGCTCGGCCTGAGCATCAGCTACTTCCTGCTCGCCTGGAGCGGCCACCTGGACGCCCGGGTCGGCTGGTTCGTCGCGATCGCGATGGGCATGTCGCTGGCGAACGGGGTCGGCTCCGGCATCCTCATGACGCTCGGCGCGGACCTCGCGCCCCGCGACGCCCCGGCGCCGTTCCTGGGGGCCTGGCGGTTCACCGGCGACTTCGGGTCGGCGGCGGCGCCGCTCCTCATCTCCGGCGTGACCGCCGTCGCGTCCATCGCCGTCGCGAGCGGGGTGATGGGCGTGCTCGGCCTGGTCGGCGCGGGCATCCTGCTCCGGTACGTGCCCCGGTACCTGCCGCGCCCGCTGCGCTGA
- the mnmA gene encoding tRNA 2-thiouridine(34) synthase MnmA, with protein sequence MRVLAAMSGGVDSAVAAARAVDAGHDVVGVHLALSRMPGTLRTGSRGCCTIEDSMDAQRAASALGIPYYVWDFSARFKEDVVDDFVAEYQAGRTPNPCMRCNERIKFAALLEKALALGFDAVATGHYASIVTGPDGSRELHRSAAWAKDQSYVLGVLTAEQLQHAMFPLGATPSKDEVRAEAAERGLTVAQKPDSYDICFIPDGDTRGWLADRVGTAPGEVVERDGTVVGSHEGATGYTVGQRRGLALGRPAPDGKPRFVLEIRPKDNTVVVGPKEALAVTSMSGSRFTWAGTAPADPATPFACDVQIRAHADPVPATARVQDDVLVIDVDEPLHGVAPGQTAVVYVGTRVLGQCTIDTTVSAVPVDA encoded by the coding sequence ATGCGTGTTCTTGCGGCGATGAGCGGTGGTGTCGACTCGGCGGTGGCCGCAGCCCGGGCGGTCGACGCTGGCCACGACGTGGTGGGCGTGCACCTGGCCCTGAGCCGGATGCCCGGCACCCTGCGCACCGGCAGCCGCGGGTGCTGCACCATCGAGGACTCGATGGACGCGCAGCGCGCGGCGTCGGCCCTCGGGATCCCGTACTACGTGTGGGACTTCTCGGCCCGGTTCAAGGAGGACGTCGTCGACGACTTCGTGGCCGAGTACCAGGCCGGCCGCACCCCGAACCCCTGCATGCGCTGCAACGAGCGGATCAAGTTCGCGGCGCTGCTCGAGAAGGCACTCGCGCTGGGGTTCGACGCCGTCGCGACCGGGCACTACGCCTCGATCGTCACCGGTCCGGACGGCTCCCGCGAGCTGCACCGGTCGGCCGCGTGGGCGAAGGACCAGTCGTACGTGCTCGGGGTCCTGACCGCCGAGCAGCTGCAGCACGCGATGTTCCCGCTCGGCGCGACCCCGTCGAAGGACGAGGTCCGGGCCGAGGCCGCCGAGCGCGGGCTGACGGTCGCCCAGAAGCCGGACTCGTACGACATCTGCTTCATCCCGGACGGCGACACCCGCGGCTGGCTGGCGGACCGCGTCGGCACCGCCCCCGGTGAGGTCGTCGAGCGCGACGGCACGGTCGTCGGATCGCACGAGGGCGCGACCGGCTACACCGTCGGGCAGCGCCGCGGCCTGGCCCTCGGGCGCCCGGCACCGGACGGCAAGCCCCGGTTCGTGCTCGAGATCCGCCCGAAGGACAACACCGTCGTCGTCGGCCCGAAGGAGGCCCTCGCCGTCACCTCGATGTCCGGGTCGCGGTTCACCTGGGCGGGCACGGCACCGGCCGACCCCGCGACGCCGTTCGCCTGCGACGTGCAGATCCGCGCGCACGCCGACCCGGTGCCCGCGACGGCCCGCGTGCAGGACGACGTGCTCGTGATCGACGTCGACGAGCCGCTGCACGGGGTCGCTCCCGGGCAGACAGCCGTGGTCTACGTCGGCACGCGGGTGCTCGGCCAGTGCACGATCGACACCACGGTCAGCGCCGTCCCCGTCGACGCCTGA
- the ligA gene encoding NAD-dependent DNA ligase LigA, with translation MSETDATFETIDPDGLDAAQAAREVDRLRARVDELRHDYYEGNASPLSDADYDALVHRLDAIERRFPELLTPDSPTQTVGGQAQTTQFAPVEHAERMLSLDNVFSPDELTEWAGKVQRDAGDERVRFLTELKIDGLAINLRYEHGRLVSAATRGDGVVGEDVTGNVRTMGTIPDRLSGSGHPPLVEVRGEIFFPVAEFDELNANQREAGERVFANPRNAAAGSLRQKEEGKSEAKRALMVDRLRRLRMLVHGIGAWPVRELEQGTDVRSQSEVYELLQTWGLPTSSHYRVFDTIDEVNGFVRTTGERRSSVEHQIDGVVVKVDDLALHEELGSTSRAPRWAIAYKYPPEEVHTTLTDIVVSVGRTGRATPFAVMAPAEVAGSVVRQATLHNQQVVKAKGVLIGDTVVLRKAGDVIPEVLGPVVELRNGSEREFVMPTNCPECGTELAPAKDGDIDLRCPNAKSCPAQVRGRVEHIASRGSLDIEGLGEVAAAALTQPLRPETPPLVTEAGLFDLTMQDIVPIEVIVRDAETGMEKVDDDGTPKRVTPFSRARKKTDPPFDPEARGTDYTGEPSRYPSKNAFEMLANIDAAKTKPLWRILVGLSIRHVGPVAARALANHFGSLDAIRSASREELAAVDGVGGIIADALLAWFDVDWHREIIDRWTTAGVQFTTPGHPGPGSADVEGGVLSGVTVVATGSLEGYTREGALEAIITAGGKAASSVSKKTDFVAAGPGAGSKLTKAEQLGVRIIDAEQFHLLVTEGPAALAEPEAPTTED, from the coding sequence ATGAGCGAGACCGACGCGACGTTCGAGACCATCGACCCCGACGGGCTCGACGCCGCCCAGGCCGCGCGCGAGGTCGACCGGTTGCGCGCCCGCGTCGACGAGCTGCGCCACGACTACTACGAGGGCAACGCCTCGCCCCTGTCGGACGCCGACTACGACGCCCTGGTGCACCGCCTCGACGCGATCGAACGGCGCTTCCCGGAACTCCTGACGCCCGACAGCCCGACGCAGACGGTGGGCGGGCAGGCGCAGACGACGCAGTTCGCGCCGGTCGAGCACGCCGAGCGCATGCTCTCGCTCGACAACGTCTTCAGTCCCGACGAGCTCACCGAGTGGGCGGGCAAGGTGCAGCGGGACGCCGGTGACGAGCGGGTGCGGTTCCTGACCGAGCTGAAGATCGACGGCCTGGCGATCAACCTGCGGTACGAGCACGGTCGGCTCGTCTCCGCCGCCACCCGTGGCGACGGCGTGGTCGGCGAGGACGTCACCGGCAACGTCCGCACGATGGGGACGATCCCGGACCGCCTGTCGGGCAGCGGCCACCCGCCCCTGGTCGAGGTCCGGGGCGAGATCTTCTTCCCGGTCGCCGAGTTCGACGAGCTCAACGCGAACCAGCGCGAGGCGGGGGAGCGCGTGTTCGCCAACCCGCGCAACGCCGCCGCCGGGTCCCTCCGACAGAAGGAAGAGGGCAAGTCCGAGGCGAAGCGGGCACTGATGGTCGACCGGCTCCGGCGTCTGCGGATGCTCGTGCACGGCATCGGCGCCTGGCCCGTCCGTGAACTCGAGCAGGGCACCGACGTCCGCAGCCAGTCCGAGGTGTACGAGCTGCTGCAGACCTGGGGACTCCCGACGAGCAGCCACTACCGGGTGTTCGACACCATCGACGAGGTCAACGGCTTCGTCCGGACCACGGGGGAGCGCCGTTCGTCCGTCGAGCACCAGATCGACGGCGTCGTCGTGAAGGTCGACGACCTCGCCCTGCACGAGGAGCTCGGGTCGACGTCGCGGGCGCCGCGGTGGGCGATCGCCTACAAGTACCCGCCGGAAGAGGTGCACACGACGCTCACCGACATCGTGGTCAGCGTCGGGCGCACCGGCCGTGCCACCCCCTTCGCGGTGATGGCCCCGGCCGAGGTCGCCGGGTCCGTCGTCCGCCAGGCCACACTGCACAACCAGCAGGTCGTCAAGGCGAAGGGTGTGCTCATCGGTGACACCGTCGTGCTGCGGAAGGCCGGCGACGTCATCCCCGAGGTGCTCGGCCCGGTGGTCGAGCTCCGCAACGGCTCCGAACGCGAGTTCGTGATGCCGACGAACTGCCCGGAGTGCGGCACCGAGCTCGCCCCCGCGAAGGACGGCGACATCGACCTGCGCTGCCCGAACGCGAAGAGCTGCCCGGCGCAGGTGCGCGGTCGGGTCGAGCACATCGCCTCGCGCGGGTCGCTCGACATCGAGGGGCTCGGCGAGGTCGCGGCCGCGGCGCTCACGCAGCCGCTCCGCCCGGAGACCCCGCCGCTCGTCACGGAGGCCGGACTGTTCGACCTGACGATGCAGGACATCGTCCCGATCGAGGTCATCGTCCGCGACGCCGAGACCGGCATGGAGAAGGTCGACGACGACGGCACCCCGAAGCGCGTCACGCCGTTCAGTCGGGCGCGCAAGAAGACCGACCCCCCGTTCGACCCCGAGGCACGGGGCACCGACTACACCGGTGAGCCGAGCCGCTACCCGTCGAAGAACGCGTTCGAGATGCTCGCCAACATCGACGCGGCGAAGACGAAGCCCCTGTGGCGGATCCTGGTCGGCCTGAGCATCCGCCACGTCGGACCCGTCGCCGCCCGAGCCCTCGCGAACCACTTCGGCTCCCTCGACGCCATCCGGTCGGCATCGCGCGAAGAACTCGCCGCCGTCGACGGGGTCGGCGGGATCATCGCCGACGCCCTGCTCGCCTGGTTCGACGTCGACTGGCACCGCGAGATCATCGACCGCTGGACCACGGCCGGCGTGCAGTTCACCACCCCGGGCCACCCCGGCCCGGGCAGTGCCGACGTCGAGGGCGGCGTGCTGAGCGGCGTCACCGTCGTCGCGACCGGGTCGCTCGAGGGCTACACGCGCGAAGGGGCACTGGAGGCGATCATCACCGCCGGCGGCAAGGCGGCCTCGAGCGTGAGCAAGAAGACCGACTTCGTGGCGGCCGGTCCGGGTGCCGGTTCGAAGCTCACGAAGGCCGAGCAGCTGGGCGTCCGGATCATCGACGCCGAGCAGTTCCACCTGCTCGTGACCGAGGGACCGGCAGCGCTCGCCGAACCGGAAGCGCCGACGACCGAGGACTAG